A DNA window from Streptomyces parvus contains the following coding sequences:
- a CDS encoding inositol monophosphatase: MSGALDPSALLAVAEEAAAGAADELLRRRGRTHAVATKENDSLVSDADTAAERLVLRVLRERTPGFGIVSEEAGADLVPGAPHWIVDPLDGTTNYLRGLPDYAVALALIEEGRTTLSCVVLPESGARFTALAGRGAYRDGQRIAVAREVPGRSLTGTGFGTAGVVREAQRSVADSLLRGGFEIREPGSASVGLCRTACGAYDGYLEFGIEVWDTAPGALLVQEAGGVVTGWGGTPFDPADGDLIAAAPAVHARLVDAGGARPPVPATGGAK; the protein is encoded by the coding sequence ATGAGCGGCGCACTCGACCCGTCCGCCCTGCTGGCGGTCGCCGAGGAGGCGGCCGCCGGGGCGGCCGACGAGCTGCTGCGGAGGCGTGGTCGCACCCACGCGGTGGCGACCAAGGAGAACGACTCGCTGGTCAGCGACGCCGACACCGCCGCCGAACGGCTGGTGCTCCGCGTGCTGCGCGAGCGCACCCCGGGGTTCGGCATCGTCTCGGAGGAGGCCGGAGCCGACCTCGTCCCGGGCGCGCCGCACTGGATCGTCGACCCGCTGGACGGCACCACCAACTACCTGCGCGGGCTGCCGGACTACGCGGTCGCCCTCGCGCTGATCGAGGAGGGGCGTACGACCCTGTCCTGCGTCGTACTGCCCGAGTCCGGAGCGCGGTTCACCGCGCTCGCCGGGCGGGGCGCCTACCGGGACGGGCAGCGCATAGCCGTGGCGCGGGAGGTCCCGGGGCGTTCGCTGACCGGTACGGGCTTCGGTACGGCCGGGGTGGTGCGCGAGGCGCAGCGCTCGGTCGCCGACAGTCTGCTGCGGGGCGGATTCGAGATCCGCGAGCCGGGCAGTGCCTCGGTCGGACTGTGCCGCACGGCATGCGGCGCCTACGACGGCTATCTCGAATTCGGTATCGAGGTGTGGGACACCGCTCCCGGTGCGCTGCTCGTCCAGGAGGCCGGTGGGGTGGTGACGGGCTGGGGCGGTACGCCCTTCGATCCGGCGGACGGTGACCTGATCGCCGCCGCGCCCGCGGTGCACGCGCGGCTGGTGGACGCGGGCGGCGCACGGCCGCCGGTGCCGGCGACGGGAGGTGCGAAGTGA
- a CDS encoding aspartate aminotransferase family protein, which yields MSGTTPPASTTRASAPAPHAGAVGRPGVDHGWGMRHPRTVTERHWAEEQEVIGPGLQAVMLLSRLCVESADGAELTDVDGNRILDFQGAGGVNSLGHAEPRFVAAMAQELGRATAGAFGTPARLEMTRVLRDFLPDDLETIQLYSGGTEAVEAALRLAKSVTGKHEFLSFWGGFHGKTMGSLALTAGARSGLGPLPPGYFSTPYANCYRCPFKLRAPECGFACVDHARKVIKENSTGALAAIVVEPVQGRSGNVVPPPGYLSALSEVAEEFDALLISDEMMTGFGRTGAPFAYQHEDVRPDVLTVGKGMGGGYPVTGVIASARTMAAEPFSEPSASSSSFGAFPMACRAVGTTTSILVQDKLVENAAERGREMLAALRPLAETAPLVGDVRGMGLAIGIELVVDKQTREPAPKSLVQRVYLQLMEAGVLVMLGGNTLRLYPPLSIGRQQADTAVGIICEVLDSLGEDR from the coding sequence ATGAGCGGCACCACACCCCCCGCCTCCACCACCAGGGCTTCCGCGCCCGCACCGCACGCGGGCGCCGTCGGGCGGCCGGGCGTCGACCACGGCTGGGGCATGCGCCATCCGCGTACGGTCACCGAGCGCCACTGGGCCGAGGAGCAGGAGGTCATCGGCCCGGGGCTGCAGGCGGTCATGCTGCTCTCCCGGCTCTGTGTGGAGTCCGCCGACGGCGCCGAACTGACGGACGTCGACGGCAATCGCATCCTCGACTTCCAGGGAGCAGGCGGCGTCAACTCCCTGGGCCATGCCGAACCCCGCTTCGTCGCGGCGATGGCGCAGGAGCTGGGCCGGGCCACCGCGGGCGCCTTCGGGACGCCCGCGCGGCTGGAGATGACCCGCGTCCTGCGGGATTTCCTGCCCGACGACCTGGAGACCATCCAGCTCTACAGCGGCGGCACCGAGGCGGTGGAGGCCGCTCTGCGGCTGGCCAAGTCGGTCACCGGCAAACACGAGTTCCTGTCCTTCTGGGGCGGCTTCCACGGCAAGACGATGGGCTCGCTGGCGCTCACGGCGGGCGCCCGCTCGGGACTGGGACCGCTGCCGCCGGGCTACTTCTCCACGCCGTACGCCAACTGCTACCGGTGCCCCTTCAAACTCCGGGCCCCCGAGTGCGGCTTCGCCTGCGTCGACCACGCCCGGAAGGTCATCAAGGAGAACAGCACCGGTGCGCTCGCCGCGATCGTGGTCGAGCCGGTGCAGGGCCGTTCCGGCAACGTCGTGCCCCCGCCCGGCTACCTCTCCGCGCTGTCGGAGGTGGCCGAGGAGTTCGACGCGCTGCTGATCTCGGACGAGATGATGACCGGCTTCGGCCGGACCGGGGCCCCGTTCGCCTACCAGCACGAGGACGTCCGGCCCGACGTGCTGACCGTGGGCAAGGGCATGGGAGGCGGCTACCCGGTGACCGGGGTCATCGCCTCCGCGCGGACGATGGCGGCCGAGCCCTTCTCCGAGCCGAGCGCCAGTTCCTCCAGTTTCGGCGCCTTCCCCATGGCGTGCCGCGCGGTGGGCACGACCACGAGCATCCTGGTGCAGGACAAGCTGGTGGAGAACGCCGCCGAGCGCGGACGGGAGATGCTCGCCGCGTTGCGGCCGCTGGCCGAGACCGCCCCGCTCGTCGGTGATGTGCGCGGTATGGGCCTGGCCATCGGGATCGAGCTGGTGGTCGACAAGCAGACGCGCGAGCCGGCGCCCAAGAGCCTGGTGCAGCGCGTCTATCTCCAGCTGATGGAGGCCGGGGTGCTCGTCATGCTCGGCGGCAACACCCTCCGGCTCTATCCGCCCCTGTCGATCGGACGGCAGCAGGCCGATACCGCGGTGGGGATCATCTGTGAGGTCCTCGACTCCCTGGGGGAGGACCGATGA
- a CDS encoding class I SAM-dependent methyltransferase encodes MQSSVNFSPAADFYDSTRGGEARGRRIAPAVASRTSKGELILDAGMGTGVVALALHEQGYPVVGIDLSHSMLTKAVGRIGQVAAAASLEDLPFPDETFSQAYSVWVTHVVGDLRKGLSEVHRVLKPGGRYVVIPGMILFDDHPVSQIMETIQSRTAEADDRADRIVPLAESVGFKAVEVGELEAATHEHSPETIASGLEQRMLYHLWAVDDSVYEEKVEPLVRQLRALPDPEAPVVRQTRRQILVLEKQV; translated from the coding sequence ATGCAATCCTCGGTCAATTTCTCACCGGCGGCGGATTTCTACGACAGCACCCGGGGCGGCGAGGCCCGGGGTCGGAGAATCGCCCCCGCCGTGGCCTCCCGCACCTCCAAGGGCGAACTCATCCTGGACGCGGGCATGGGAACCGGCGTGGTCGCACTGGCGCTCCACGAGCAGGGCTACCCGGTGGTGGGGATCGACCTCTCCCACTCCATGCTGACCAAGGCGGTCGGCCGGATCGGCCAGGTGGCAGCCGCCGCTTCGCTGGAGGACCTCCCCTTCCCCGACGAGACGTTCAGCCAGGCCTACAGCGTCTGGGTCACGCATGTCGTCGGCGATCTGCGCAAGGGCCTCTCGGAGGTGCACCGGGTTCTCAAGCCCGGCGGACGGTACGTCGTCATCCCGGGGATGATCCTCTTCGACGACCACCCGGTCAGCCAGATCATGGAGACGATCCAGTCCCGCACCGCCGAGGCCGACGATCGCGCCGACCGGATCGTGCCGCTGGCCGAGTCGGTCGGGTTCAAGGCGGTGGAGGTCGGAGAGCTGGAGGCGGCCACGCACGAGCACAGCCCCGAGACGATCGCCTCCGGGCTGGAGCAGCGGATGCTCTACCACCTGTGGGCCGTCGACGACTCCGTCTACGAGGAGAAGGTCGAGCCGCTGGTGAGGCAGTTGCGCGCGCTGCCCGATCCCGAGGCGCCGGTCGTGCGGCAGACCCGCCGGCAGATCCTGGTGCTGGAGAAGCAGGTATGA
- a CDS encoding aspartate aminotransferase family protein yields the protein MRLDRSFELDRKAEQIDALAAKRKNVIASDQMVEGHYPVFAERAAGAHFWDVDGNKYLDFFLSYGTVILGHADPDVDDAVVREIRRGFAVGLMKPVQTELVEELLEIIPGAEMGMLLKTGSDATGAAVRLSRAFTGRDRVVRWGYNGWHDWCAQWDTGVPAASRELVDTFTYNDLDSLRALFERHPDSIACVVMMPFMVEAPEPGFLEGVRELTREYGALLVFDEIRSAFRLALGGAQEHYGVTADLVTLSKAFANGYAVSALTGRADVLRTLEKVHISSTYYSNADAMAAALATVRKLRSGDHLAHIWRLGERLQNGLRELTVKSGTPVEVVGHPPMPFLDFAMGGEDDNQRAKRVFYAATIAEGVFFHPNHHWFVSAATTEADIDQALEAARSGFEALVAEGWTREALEARS from the coding sequence GTGCGTTTGGACCGGTCCTTCGAACTCGACCGCAAGGCCGAGCAGATCGATGCTCTGGCAGCCAAGAGAAAGAACGTCATCGCCTCCGACCAGATGGTCGAGGGGCACTACCCCGTCTTCGCCGAACGAGCGGCAGGCGCCCACTTCTGGGACGTGGACGGCAACAAGTATCTCGACTTCTTCCTCTCCTACGGCACGGTCATCCTCGGCCACGCCGATCCGGACGTGGACGACGCCGTGGTCCGGGAGATCCGGCGCGGCTTCGCGGTGGGCCTGATGAAGCCCGTGCAGACCGAACTCGTCGAGGAACTCCTGGAGATCATCCCGGGTGCCGAGATGGGCATGCTGCTCAAGACCGGTTCGGACGCGACCGGCGCGGCGGTGCGGCTGTCCCGCGCGTTCACCGGCCGCGACCGGGTGGTGCGCTGGGGCTACAACGGCTGGCACGACTGGTGCGCCCAGTGGGACACAGGTGTCCCGGCCGCCAGTCGCGAACTGGTCGACACCTTCACCTACAACGACCTGGACTCGCTGCGGGCGCTCTTCGAGCGTCATCCGGACAGCATCGCCTGCGTGGTGATGATGCCTTTCATGGTCGAGGCGCCCGAGCCCGGCTTCCTGGAAGGCGTACGCGAACTCACCCGCGAGTACGGGGCGTTGCTGGTCTTCGACGAGATCCGCTCGGCCTTCCGGCTGGCGCTCGGCGGCGCGCAGGAGCACTACGGTGTGACCGCGGACCTGGTGACGCTCTCCAAGGCGTTCGCCAACGGGTACGCCGTGTCGGCCCTGACGGGTCGCGCCGACGTGCTGCGCACGCTGGAGAAGGTGCACATCTCCTCCACTTACTACTCCAACGCCGATGCCATGGCCGCGGCGCTGGCCACGGTCCGCAAACTGCGGTCCGGGGACCATCTCGCGCACATCTGGCGGCTGGGCGAGCGGCTCCAGAACGGGCTGCGTGAGCTGACCGTCAAGAGCGGTACCCCGGTGGAGGTGGTGGGCCACCCGCCCATGCCGTTCCTGGACTTCGCGATGGGCGGCGAAGACGACAACCAGCGTGCGAAGCGCGTGTTCTACGCCGCGACCATAGCCGAGGGAGTCTTCTTCCACCCCAACCACCACTGGTTCGTCTCCGCGGCCACGACCGAGGCCGACATCGACCAGGCGCTGGAGGCCGCCCGCAGCGGGTTCGAGGCGTTGGTGGCCGAGGGCTGGACGCGCGAGGCCCTGGAGGCGCGTTCATGA
- a CDS encoding Gfo/Idh/MocA family protein produces the protein MNESLKVALSGFGTSGGARLAGYRSVVGADVVAVVEPGAESRARAAQLLDGGEVFVSLEELLASPAGASLDVVDICSPPVFHVPQTRAALTAGVHVICEKPVAVTGEEARGLVELARSRGRLLFPFHNYGTSPVMHELSAAVEGAGIGRLESAVFRILRDRHARGVVGFAPDWRRSRELAGGGILLDHGTHCVYMALRLFGRPPKGVSCTVGRAGDDPLAVDEEARVRLDFGDAHCDIELSWVSGVRSNHYAVHGSGGWLRIDDGVVEGVADGSTHRRSLVSPSKDQTHLEWFPPMYREFRQVLADPSSWHRPATEIFETARIVECAYASAAAGGGEVPL, from the coding sequence GTGAACGAGTCGTTGAAGGTGGCCCTTTCGGGTTTCGGCACCTCCGGGGGCGCACGGCTCGCCGGCTACCGCTCGGTCGTCGGCGCGGACGTCGTCGCCGTGGTGGAACCGGGCGCGGAGAGCAGGGCGCGGGCGGCGCAACTGCTCGACGGCGGGGAGGTGTTCGTCTCGCTGGAGGAGCTGCTCGCCTCACCGGCCGGTGCCTCGCTGGACGTGGTGGACATCTGCAGCCCGCCCGTGTTCCACGTACCGCAGACCAGGGCGGCGCTCACCGCGGGCGTCCATGTCATCTGCGAGAAGCCGGTCGCGGTCACCGGTGAGGAGGCGCGCGGCCTGGTGGAGCTGGCGCGTTCGCGCGGGCGGCTGCTCTTCCCGTTCCACAACTACGGGACCTCACCGGTGATGCATGAGCTGTCGGCCGCGGTGGAGGGGGCGGGGATCGGCCGGCTGGAGTCGGCGGTCTTCCGCATCCTGCGCGACCGCCACGCACGCGGTGTCGTGGGGTTCGCGCCGGACTGGCGCCGTTCCCGCGAACTGGCCGGCGGCGGAATCCTGCTGGACCACGGCACGCACTGCGTGTACATGGCGCTGCGGCTGTTCGGCAGGCCGCCCAAGGGAGTCTCCTGCACGGTCGGCCGGGCCGGCGATGACCCGCTGGCGGTCGACGAGGAGGCCCGGGTGCGGCTGGACTTCGGCGACGCGCACTGCGACATCGAGCTGAGCTGGGTCAGCGGCGTGCGCTCCAACCACTACGCGGTGCACGGGTCCGGCGGATGGCTGCGCATCGACGACGGAGTGGTCGAGGGCGTCGCGGACGGGAGCACCCATCGGCGGAGCCTGGTCTCCCCGAGCAAGGACCAGACCCATCTGGAGTGGTTCCCGCCGATGTACCGCGAGTTCCGCCAGGTGCTCGCCGATCCCTCGTCCTGGCACCGGCCGGCGACGGAGATCTTCGAGACCGCCCGGATCGTGGAGTGCGCGTACGCGTCCGCCGCGGCGGGCGGTGGGGAAGTGCCGCTGTGA
- a CDS encoding bifunctional 4-hydroxy-2-oxoglutarate aldolase/2-dehydro-3-deoxy-phosphogluconate aldolase, which yields MSGSRLTPADLARQLSADPLIAMITEPEAPAVPTVTEELGKAGIRAVEITLTSPNALRTLSESVATGATLVGAGTVRDADTVKRAVDAGAHYLLTPGVIPEVLAAAGELGVPVVCGAFTTTEVMEAHRLGAALVKLFPARMGGPAYLASLTMAFPDIPIVPTGGITADDLADYFAAGAHAAALGRPLIGDSLRGGDLSGIRERSHALLEVARSSRPR from the coding sequence ATGAGCGGCTCGCGGCTCACCCCCGCCGATCTCGCGCGGCAGCTGTCCGCCGATCCGCTGATCGCCATGATCACCGAGCCCGAGGCGCCCGCCGTGCCCACGGTGACGGAGGAGCTGGGCAAGGCCGGCATCCGTGCCGTGGAGATCACGCTCACCTCGCCGAACGCGCTGCGCACGCTCAGCGAGAGTGTCGCCACCGGGGCCACGCTGGTGGGCGCCGGCACCGTCCGGGACGCCGACACCGTGAAGCGCGCGGTCGACGCGGGGGCGCACTACCTGCTCACCCCGGGAGTCATCCCCGAGGTCCTCGCCGCGGCGGGCGAACTGGGGGTCCCGGTGGTTTGCGGGGCGTTCACCACCACGGAGGTGATGGAGGCGCACCGGCTCGGCGCGGCGCTGGTCAAGCTCTTCCCCGCCCGCATGGGCGGACCGGCCTACCTCGCCTCGCTCACCATGGCGTTCCCCGACATCCCGATCGTGCCGACCGGGGGCATCACCGCCGACGACCTGGCGGACTACTTCGCTGCGGGGGCGCACGCGGCGGCTCTCGGCAGGCCGCTGATCGGCGACTCCCTGCGGGGCGGGGACCTGTCCGGCATCCGGGAGCGCTCGCACGCGCTGCTGGAGGTCGCCCGGTCCTCCAGGCCGCGCTAG